Part of the Cupriavidus basilensis genome is shown below.
AACACGTCGAAACGATCCGCCAGGCGCTTGCGCAGCCCCGCCTCTATCAGCGAGGTCTTGCCCGCGCCGGATGGCGAGTACAGCAACACGATGCGGTCGGCGATCAGGCGGTCGCGCAGCTCCTCGATCTGCGCATCCCGCCCGAAGATCGGATCGGTCTCGCCCAGCGGCATCGGGCCGATGTACGGGCCGTGGGCGCGCTGCGCGGCGCTGTCGCGGGCAGGATTGGCCGCCATCTCAGGCCTCCAGGCGCCGCAGCAGTTCGGCGGTGAACATGCCCACGTCGCCCCAGTACAGCTTGAGCCGCGCCTTGTCCTGGAAGTAGCGCTCCAGGTAGCGCCGCGCGCTCACCGGGTCGACGATGCTGTTGGGGTCCAGCTGCGCCGAGAGGTGCTGGTACTCCTGGCGCAGGTCCGCGCCCTCCAGGTTGAGGATGCTGCGAAACAGGATGCGGAATTCCCACGACTGCACGTCGAAGCCGACGAACAGCAGCGCGCTGTCGTTCAGGCGCGCGCGTACGGCCAGCGGGATGGCGGTGCCGTTCGTCGATACGCTGGTGAGGTAGTCGAAGTACTGGTCCTCGGTCAGCACCAGCGAGCCGGGCTCGCGCAGGTCGCCAAACAGCTTGAGCACCATCGGCGTCTGCGGGGTGGGATTGGCACGCTTGCGGCCTTCGGCCAGCGCGTCGTCGCAGGCCTGCGCCTGGCGGTTCCAGCGGCACAGGCGGATGCCGGGATCGGCGCCGCCCTCGCGCAACGCGTCGGCAAGCAGGTCGCTCGGGTCCGTCGTCAGGTAGACCGGCAGCTTGAGCCGCGCCATGGCGCGGTAGGGGTTGTGGGGGTCTTGCTGGCGCTGCGCGCGCCCCACGGCGCAAACCACTTCGCCAAGCTGGGCGATGATGTCTTCGTTGCGCAGCGCCGACAGCTCGGCCGGCAGGATGTCGCGGTACTGCTGGCTCAGGTGCTGGTAGGCAAACTTGAAAAAGAGCCGCCGCGGAAACACGCCTTGCTGGGACACGGCCAGGTACTGCGCCACCTGCGGCAACTCGTCGCGCTCGTGCGCCGCCATCGGGAAGTGATAGGCCTCGGCCCACATCTGCGCCAGTTTCAGGCGCGAGCCGAACACCGTCTCGCTCATGGCGGGCCCGAGGATCGGCGTGGTCTCGCCGTGCTGGATGTTCTCGATGACGGCGCGCCAGGCGTCGGCACCGTCGCCGTCGTCGGGACCGAAGCCCGGCGGGTAGAAGATCCGGCCACTGTCCAGGCGCGTGAATACCGCCGGCATCCACCAATCCGGATACTGGCTGACGGCGGCGCGCGCAACGCCCGCGGCACGGTCCACTTCGCCGTGGTCGCGCAGTTCAGCAAAGAACACCGGCATGAAGGCGGCCATGGTGGCCACGCTCACATTGCCCTGCATGGCCAGCACGGCAGGCACGCCAGCCTGCGCCAGCAACGGACCCAGCGCCATCAGCGTGCTGCCGCCGCGTGCGGCCCCTGTGCCAGCGCTCTGGCACGAGCACAGCACCACCAGGCTGGGCGGGCGTTCCAGCGCGCCGATGTGGTTCACCAGCACGCTGCCAGCCACCAGGTCGCGGGTGCCGTCCATGCGTTCGAGCCATAGCATGGGCTCATCGTCCACCAGCGCCCCGTGGCAGACCAGGTAGAGCACGTCCACGCCGTCGCGCAAGCCGCCAAGGATGCGTTCAACCGTGGCGCACCCTGGCTCGGCCAGCACGGTCACGGGCACCGGGGCCAGCGCGGCGCTGGCACGCGCGGCTTCGCCCGCGGCATCGATCGGCACCATCTCCTGGCCCAGGCCGCTCGGGTTTGACACGACCACCAGCGCCGTCACGTCGCTCTTGGCGCGCAGCTTGGGCAGGCGCATCTCACGCGCAAACAGGTAGCGCGAGAAAAAGCACCGTTGCCCAATGAACAGAGGGTGCTCGCCGGCCGGGTCGAACAAGGTCTCCCAGGGCAGCGCATGCAGCTCGCACGCCTGCACGCTGATGCGCAGGCGCACGCGCAGGTCCAGGCGCCGCTCATCCGCGGCGTTCTGCGCAGTGACAAAGGCATCGCGCACGACCGGCGCGGCAAACAGGCAGGCGGCCAGTGCGCGCCCGCATACCTGCGGATCCGCATCGCGCAGCGCCGGCGCATCCGGCGACAACGCCAGCGGCACGCGCGGCGTGATGGCGTCGCCCTCCGGCACCCGATGGCGGGCTTCCACCGCGTACCTGGCATCGCCATCGCTGTCGATGACGATCTCTAGCTCGGAGTAGTTGCGTGGCATGGGCCGTTTTGCCGCAGGGCGTGACGCGCGATGCGTTGCCGGCTATGCGCTATCGCGCGAATCGCACCCACAGCACGGATTGCACGGCTTGCCGTCCCGGCACGGTGCACTGGTCAGCGCAATGGCGGCCATGTTCCTCCCCCGCAAATCTGCCATCCACGCAGGGTGGATGGCAGCAAATCGCTTTTTGTCGCGGCAATGCCATGCTGGCGGCCCGCATGCCGGCTTGTCTTGTGCTCTGGCTTTGCGTTGCCTAACTACTGAATATGATATTTGCGAAAAATGCAATTTGCGTCGCCGCCGCCGCCGTGCCGATCTTGCCGATGGTGATGCAAGCGCCATCCGGCGCGGCCGCCCACGCTGGCAAACAGGTAGCTGCCGAGGAGCACGCAGAGCGCCGTCAGCAAGCCGGCACAGGCCGAGTAAAGGCCGAGTACAGGCCGAGTACAGGCCCGTGCCGCTGGAGATGACACCCACGCCAGCAGCCGCGAGCCGAAGGTGAACGCCGTGATTTCCGCGATCACGCCCGGCGCCCACAGCTAGCCGATGGTCCTGTCGCAAGCATCCACGCTGACCTAGAATCGCAATAGCGGCGGGGGCGAGCGGTGCTTTGAATTGGCGGGAGATTGAAAATGGCGCTTGATGGCGGGACTCCGGGCGATTCGATCCAGGTGGGTCAGTTGCACATCCAGTACCTGATCGATGGTGCGGCGGCGGGTGGGATGGGTGTATTCGAGTTGACGGTGCCGCCCGGCGCGCAGGTGCCGCCAGCGCACAGCCACACGCACAACGAAGAGTGCGTCTATGTGCTGGCGGGCCGGCTCCGGTACGCTGTCGATGGGGTGGCCCGAGACCTGGCGCCGGGAGAGTGGATGCATACCCCGCGCGGATCGGTGCATCAGTTCAGCAACCCGCACGGCGACGCGGCTCGCGCACTGGTTGTTCTCACGCCGGACATCGGGGCCCAGTACTTCCGCGACGTCGCCGATGTCGTCAATGCCGGCGCGCCACCCGACCGCGCGGCGCTGGTTGCGGTCATGTCCCGCTACGGGCTAATACCGGCAGCACCACCGGCAGCACCGGGTTAAGCGCAATCCACTGCCCGCAGGGCCGCGTCACCCGCGTGGTCGGCGCGGCAAGCAGCGATCTGCGCGCGGCCATCACGAGCCCGCCACCTTCAGCAGTACCGGGTCGTTGCGATACAGGTCGGGAAACATCTGCTTCAGGTAGCCGATCTTGGGCATGTCGTTGATGACGATGTATGGATGCGAAGGATGGCGGGTCAGGAAATTCTGGTGATAGCTCTCCGCCGGGTAGAAGGCCTTGTAGTCCTCGATGCGGGTGACGATGGGTGCCTTGAACGCATTGGCCTTGCCCAGTTGCGCGATATAGGCCTGCGCCACGCTGCGTTGCTCGGCATTGAGCGGGAACACCGCCGAGCGGTACTGCGTGCCGTGGTCCGGACCCTGGAAGTTGAGCTGGGTAGGGTTGTGCGCAACAGAGAAGAAGATCTGCAGCAGGCGGCCGTAGCTGACCTGCGCCGGGTCGAACAGGACCTGTACCGACTCCGCATGCCCGGTATCCCCGCCGCTGACGGTCTCGTACTGGGCCGTGCTGGCCGCGCCGCCGGCATAGCCGGACGTGACCTGCTTCACGCCGCGCACGTGCTGGAACACGCCTTGCACGCCCCAGAAGCAGCCGCCGGCGAACACGGCCGTTTCCGTTGGCGCCGTGCCGGCTTTTTCATCGAGCGCGGGCGGTGGGATCTTGACGGCGTCTTCCGCCGAGTTGGCCACGCGCTGCCAGGCCAGCAGGCCTGCCGCCAGCATGACGAGGCCAGCGACTTTTGCGGCGGACGAACGCGTCCACCAGGAGAAACCGGTTGAAGTTTGCGTGGTCATGATTGCCTGTCCTTGAACGTTGCTGTGTCGTAATCAATGTGTGGAATATGGCGGATATGGCGATATGGCGATACGGCGATACGGCGATACGGCGATACGGCGATATGGCGGCTTGCGTGCGCATCAACCGAAGGTAAAGGCGTAAGCCTCCACGCCGGGGTCCAGGAATTCGATCGCAAACGTGCGATCGGCTACCTTGCCCGTCTGCCGCACCAGTTGGTATAGCCGCTGCTCGGTCACCGTGCCGCTGCCATCGGCCGCCACATCGGTGCCGTGCGCGCTGCCTGGTGCGCCGCCGTCCACGCTCACCCGGAACCGCACTGGCTTGCCGTCCTTGCCCGGCCCCAGCACCAGATGCAGGTCGCGCGCGTGAAAGCGGTAGACGATCCGCCCGGAGGCGCCCGCCAGGGTGGCGTGCTCCGCACCCACCTGCCAGGTGCCGGCCAGGCCCCAGTCGTTGAGTGCGGGGTTTGCGGGTGCGGTATAAGTGTGCGCCTTGTCTTGCGCCTCGCCGCCGGGCGAGGCGAAGTTCTGCGCCCGCTCATAGCCAAGGTAGGTTTCGCCGGACTGGATTTCCGCTTCGTCGGCAGCCATCTGCACGCCTTGCACGTTTTGCGTATCGGCATGGCTGATGCCCATGGCCACCTTCGCCGCATCGGCGTGGCCCGCTTGCGCCAGCAGTTGCTGGATCACCTGCTCGGATTTCGCGTACTCGCCTTCGCCGAAGTGGTGAAAGCGGATCTGCCCCTGCGCGTCGATGAAATAGTGCGCCGGCCAGTACTGGTTGTTGAAGGCGCGCCAGATCGCGTAGTTGTTGTCGACCGCCACGGGATAGTCGATGCCGAGGTCGCGCGTGGCCTTCTTCACGTTGTCGAGATTGCGCTCGAAGGCAAACTCCGGCGCATGCACGCCGATTACCACCAGCCCCTGGTCGCGGTACTTCTGCGCCCAGGCCCTCACATAGGGCAGGGTGCGCAGGCAGTTGATGCACGAGTAGGTCCAGAAATCGACCAGCACCACCTTGCCGCGCAGCGCCTCGGCCGTGAGCGGCGGCGAGTTCAGCCACTCCACGGCGCCGCCCAGCCCGGGCAGCTGGCCTTCCACGGGGAGTGCCGCGGCGGCGCTTTCGCCGGTCTTCAGGCTGGTTGCGCGCATCATCGCGCCGGACGGCGTGGCCATGGCCGCGCCGTTGCCGGCTTGCGCCTGTCTAGCGGAGAGCTTGTCGACCAGCTGCTGCTCGATGCCGCCCGTGGCCACGGTCGAGACGCGGGCCAGCACACCGGTGTCCAGCCCCAGCCCGATGGCAACCACGCCGAGCAACATGGCCGCGCCAATGCCGCGCCGGACCCATTCTCCCGCACCCAGCGAGCGCTTCATCGCGGTAAAGACCCGGCCGCCGATCAGCAAGGCCACCGCCAGGGACGTGGCCGCGCCGGCCGCGTAGGCCACCAGCAGCAGCGTGGTGCCGGCGCTGGCGCCGCGCAGCGCCGCACCAGTCAGCACGAGGCCGAGGATCGGGCCAGCGCACGGCGCCCACAGCAGGCCCGTGGCAATGCCGAGCAGGAACGACGAGCCGGGCCGGACCTGCCCGCCATCGGCCTGCGCAAACGCGCTGAGCCGGCTGCCCGCGCTGACCAGCGGATGCATCAGCCGCTCGGCCAGGCGCGGCAGCAGCAGCGTCAGGCCGAACACGGCCAGCAAGGCAATGGCCAGCCAGCGTCCGTACTGGTTGGCCTGGGTTACCCAGCCACCGCCCACTGCCGCCAGCGTTGCCACCGCCGCAAAGGTCAGCGCCATGCCGGCCAGCAGCGGCAGGCCGCTGCGCACAAAGGGCTGGTCGGCCCGTGAGAAGACGAAGGGCAGCACGGGCAGGATGCACGGGCTGAGAATGGTGAGCGCGCCACCAAGGTAGGCGAGGATAAGGAGGAACATGGAATGCTTCAGTCTGGTTGTTGTTGTCGGCGTTGGAGGCCCGCGCGGGCTCAGGCGGCTTGCGGCTTGAACGTCATCGCCACGCCGTTCATGCAGTAGCGCAGCCCGGTCGGCTTGGGGCCGTCGTCGAACACATGGCCCAGGTGACCGCCGCAGCGCCGGCAGTGCACTTCCGTGCGCGATATGCCGAAGGAGCGGTCCTCGTTCGTGCGTACGGCGTTCTCCAGCGGCGCCCAGAAGCTGGGCCAGCCGGTGCGGCTGTCGAACTTGGTGCGCGACGAGAACAGGTCGAGCTGGCATCCGGCGCAGGCGAAGATGCCGGCGCGATGCTCATCGTTGAGCGGGCTGCTGTAGGGCCGCTCCGTGCCTTCCTGGCGCAGCACGTTGTACTGGCTTGCGCTGAGCATCTGGCGCCACTGGGCGTCGGAGCGCACTACCTCGAAGGCTTCGGCGGGCTTGCCCGCGTTCGCCGTGTTCGCCGTGTTCGTCGCATTTGCCGGGCCGGCGGCCAGCGCGCGCCAGCCGCTAACGGCCGCGAGCGCCGCCACGGCGGCACTGCCCGATACCAAAAAGCGCCTTCTGCTTCCCATGATGTGCTCCTTGCCTCAATGTATCGATCGCGGCGACCGACTTGCCGTCGATCGCTGCCATGCATCGTTGGCCGCATCGTATGGCTGGCACCATCCCGGAGTCCTCACCAAAGGTTAAATTAAATGTGATAACTCGCCGCCTCAAAATTTTGCACAATAGCCAGGCCGGCGCCTTTCCTGTGCCTCCCCTGTCACGCGCGAGCCGGCTCGCGCCTCTAGGCTGAACATGGATCACCCCAAGCGCATCCTGATCGTCGAAGACGACGTCGACATCGCCAACGTACTGAGCCTGCACCTGCGCGACGAGCGCTATGAAGTGGTGCACAGCGCCGACGGCAACGAAGGCCTGCGGCTGCTGGCGCAGGGCAACTGGGACGCGCTGATCCTCGACCTGATGCTGCCCGGCGTGGACGGGCTGGAGATCTGCCGGCGCGCCCGCGCCATGACGCGCTACACGCCGATCATCATCACCAGCGCGCGCGCCAGCGAAGTCCACCGCATCCTTGGCCTGGAACTTGGCGCCGACGACTACCTGGCCAAGCCGTTCTCGGTGCTCGAACTGGTGGCCCGCGTGAAGGCGCTGCTGCGGCGCGTGGATGCGATGGCCAAGGACCTGCGCATCGACGCGGGCAGCCTGGAGCTGGGCGGCCTGTCGATCGATCCGCTCACGCGCGAGGCCAGCGTGGACGGCCGGCGCATCGAGCTCACCCCGCGCGAGTTCGACCTGCTGTATTTCTTCGCCAGGCATCCCGGCAAGGTGTTCTCCCGCATGGACCTGCTCAACGCCGTCTGGGGTTATCAGCACGAGGGCTACGAACATACCGTCAACACCCATATCAACCGGCTGCGCACCAAGATCGAGGCCGATCCGGCACAGCCCAGCCGCATCCTGACCGTGTGGGGGCATGGCTACAAGCTCGCGGCGGGAACACAGGGAGGCGCGCCGTGAGCCTTGACCTTGGACTGAACCTGAGCCGCCGCCTGACCCTGACGCAGCGGCTGTCCCTGGTGTTTTCCGTGCTGCTGCTGGCCTGCTGCGGCGCCTCCGCTTGGCTGCAGGTCCGCTCCAACGACATGCGCGAAAAGGAGGTCATCCAGGACCTGTCGCGCGGGCTGGCCGGCCATATCGCGCGCAATGCATCGCTGATGGACGCCAACGGGCTCAAGCCGGATGCGTTGCGCCGCCTGTTCGGCCAGTTGATGGTGGTGAACCCGAGCGTAGAGGTGTACCTGCTGGACAGCCAGGGCCGGATCCAGGGGCACGATGCGCCGGCCGGGCACCTGCAGCGCCAGCAGGTCGACCTCAAGCCGGTGCAGCGCCTGCTGGCCGGCGAGCCGCTGCCTATCCTTGGGGACGATCCGCGCAGCGCGGGCGGGCGCAAGGTGTTCAGCGCCGCGCCGCTGCGCGTGGGCGGTGCCGAGCCCGCCGGCTACATCTACGTGGTGCTGCTGGGCGAGGCGCATGACGAACTGGCGGCGCGTGCCTCCGCCAACTCGGTGCTGCGCACCACGCTGTGGTCGATGGGGCTGGTGGCGCTGCTGGGCTTGCTGGCGGGGTTGATGGCGTTCGGCCTCATCACGCGGCCGCTGCGCCGCCTGACCGAAGCGATGCGGCGGTTTGATGCCGATGGCGCGCCCGAGACGCAGCCGCGCGTGCCGCGCTCGCCGCGCGGCAATGCACGCGATGAAATCGTCGCGCTGGAAGCGGCCTTCGCGCAAATGGCGGACCGCATCGCCGAGCAATGGCGCGCGCTGACCAAGCAGGACCAGGAGCGGCGCGAGCTGGTTGCCAATATTTCCCATGACCTGCGCACGCCGCTGACCTCGCTGCACGGCTACCTGGAAACGCTGTCGCTCAAGGCCGATACGCTCAGCGAGGCCGAGCGCCAGCGCTACCTGGCCATCGCGCTGGCGCAAAGCGTCAAGGTGGGGCGGCTGGCGCAATCGCTCTTTGAGCTGGCGCGGCTGGAGCACGGCATCGTGCAGCCGGCGCTGGAGGATTTCTCCCTGGTGGACCTGGTGCAGGACGTGTTCCAGAAGTTCGAGCTGCCGGCCGAGGCGCGTCATGTGCGGCTGCGTGCCGGCATCCCGCAGCGCCTGCCCGCCGTCACGGCCGATCTTGGCATGATCGAGCGCGTGCTGACCAACCTGCTGGATAACGCGATCCGCCATACGCCGGCCGAAGGCGCCATCGATGTCGATCTCGCCCTGCGCGACGGCAAGGTGGCGGTCACCGTCAGCGATACCGGCCCCGGCATTCCGGCGGAACTGCGCGAGAGCCTGTTCCAGCGGCCGTTCAGCGCCGGCGGCGCGCATCGCGGCGGCGGGCTGGGGCTGTTGATCGTGCAGCGCATGCTGCAGCTGCATCACAGCCAGATCCGGCTGGTGGAGCGCGCCGGCAGTGGTACGGTGTTCAGCTTTGAGTTGCCGGTGTCCAGCGTCGCTGCCGGCAATGCCCGCTAGCGGCGGGCAGGTTCAGTCCGCTGCCTGGCCGGAGAAGCGTTCGATCAGCCACGAGGCCGCGGGGCCGGGTGGCGTGTCGGTGCGGTAGATCGCATCGAAGGGGTAGAAGTTGCTGTGATTGTCGGGCAGGTCGAGCAGCACCAGGCGGCCCGAGTCGAGATCTTCCTGCACCATGGGCACCGGCATATTGCCCCAGCCGATGCCTTCGCGCAGCAGCATGTGCTTGGCGCCAAGATCGCCCAGGCGCCAGGTATGCGTGCTGATCACCGCGAAATCCTTGCCGCGCGTCAGCGCCGAGCGGTCCGACAGCACCAGTTGAACATGATGCCGTCCGGCACCCGGCAGGTTCGGGCTGCCGCTGGCCAACGGATGGCCTGGCGCTGCAACCGGCCGCAGCATCACATCGCCGATCCAGATGCGCTCGATCCCCGCCACGCCCGCGCCAAGCGGCCCGCTGACGCCGATGGCGGCGGAGCCGTCCAGCACCATCTGCGTCACGGCGCCAAGTGCTTCCATGTGCAGGTGCAGCGCTACCGTGGGAAACGCCTCTCGAAAGGCCTTCAGCGCGTCCACCACCCGGGATGCCGGCAGCATCACGTCCAGCGCCAGGTGGACCTCGGCCTCCAGGCCTTGCAGCAGGCCCTTGACCTTCGCGCGTAGCCCGTCGATGCCCATGGTGACCGTGCGCGCCTCAGCCAGCACGGTGCGGCCTGCCTCGGTCAGCTGCGGCTTTTTGGTGGTCTTGCGGTCGAACAGCGCCACGCCGAGCTGATTCTCCAGGTTGGCGATCGTATAGCTGATGACCGAGGTCGCCCGGCTGAGCTTGCGGGCCGCGCCGGCAAAGCTGCCGACGTCCACCACGGTCAGGAACACTTTCAGTTGATCCAGCGTGGGCGTACCGGGATTTGGCATCTTATCGATTTTATCGAACGTTTCGATCCATATTATCCCAGTTTCGCGGACGTAAAAACCCGCCTACATTTAGGCCCATCGGTTGCGGTACCCGATTCAGACCCTGAACCCCGAACCCGAACCCGAACCTGAACCTGAACCCTGAACCCCTGACTCAACCGGCCTGCCATGACCGTGCGGCCGCATCGAATGGAGAACCACCATGTCCCAAGCCGCCCAACTCAACGCCCAGACGAACGCCCACGCCGACACACCCGCCGCAGCCGGCGTGGCAGTGCTGGGCCGTGTCCTGATCAGCGCCATCTTCCTGCTCTCCGGTGCGTCCAAGCTGGCCGCGCCGGCCGCCATGATCGGCTACATCCAGTCGGTCGGCCTGCCGCTGCCGCAAGTGGCGCTGGCCATTGCCATCGCCGTGGAAGTGGTGGGCGGCATCGCCCTGGTGCTGGGATACCGCACCCGCCTGGTAGCTGCCATCCTGGCCGTCTTTAGCGTGGCGACCGCGCTGGCCTTCCATGCCAACCTGGCGGACCAGAACCAGTTCATCCACTTCTTCAAGAACATCGCGATGGCCGGCGGCCTGCTGCAGATCGTGGTCTACGGTGCGGGCCGCTTCAGCCTGGATGCGCGCCGCGGCAACGCCTGACGCGCGGGGCGGGTTTCACGCGCGGCCATGCGCATGGGAAACGCCAGCACGAAGAGCAGCGCGGCCAGCACCAGGGCCGCGCTGAGGATGTACAGGCTAACCGTGAAGCCTCCGGTGGCGGCCTTGATGGCGCCCACCATGACCGGCGCCACCAGGCCCGCGCTGCTGCCGATCGTGCTGATCATGGCGATGCCGGCAGCCGCGCCCCGGTCCGCCAGGATGCTGCCCGGCACGGACCAGAGAATCGTGAAGGCGCTGGAGATGCCTGCCGACGACAGCGCCAGGCACAGCACCGCCGCCAGCGGGTTGTGCATGAACAGCGTGGTGAGCGACAAGCCCAGCGCGCCAACCAGCGCCGCCACGGCAAAATGCCAGCGCCGCTCCCCCGTGCGGTCCGAATGGCGCCCCACGACGATGGACGCCGCAATCCCGGTGACAGCCGGCACCACCGCGTAAAACCCCACCTGCAGCACGCTCAGCCCCATCATCTTCAACAGCGTGGGCTGCCAGAACGACAAGGCGTAGATGCCCAGGATGGCGAGAAACGAAATCAGGCCGAGCATCCACACGCGCCGGTCGCGCATCGCGGCGCCAAAGCCGTGGGCCGCGCGGATGCCATTGGCGGCCTGGTCCTCCTCCAGCAGCCGGACGACACGTTGCCGCTCAGGGGCGCTGAGCCACCGTGCCTGCGCGGGACCGTCCGACAGGATGAAGAAGGCCAGGATGCCCAGCAGCGCGCTCGGTATCCCCTCCAGCAGGAACAGCCACTGCCACCCCTGCAAGGACCACGCGCCGTTGAGGAACGTCATCACCAGGCCCGCCAGCGGCCCGGCCACGATCGGCGCGGCGCCATACGCCATGAAGAACAGCGCCGTCACCTGTGCCCGGCGGCGCGACGGGTACCAGAGCGTGAAGTAGTACAGCACCCCCGGCGCGAACCCGGCCTCCAGCACGCCGATCAGGAACCGCAACGCATAGAATTGCGTGGGTGTGCTCACGAAGATCATGGCCGCGCTCGCCAGTCCCCACAGTCCCATGATGCGCAGCAGCGTGGCCCGCACGCCGATCTTCGCCAGCATCAGGTTGCTGGGCACCTCGAACAGCGCATAGCCGAGAAAGAAGATGCTCGCGCCCAGGCCAAAGACGGCATCGCCAAAGCCGAGGTCCTCGCGCATCTGCAACTGCGCATAGCCAACGTTGGTCCGGTCCAGGTAATTGAAGACATAGCACACGCATAGCAGCGGCAGCAGCCGCCATGTGATCTTGCGGAACAGTTCGGCGTCGCTGGCCGGATCGGCGGCGGCCGCGCCGGCCGGCTTGGTGAGGGCGGCGGTGTTCATTGCGCGGGCCCCCGGTCTGCCCGTGTGCTGGTCGGGTGGCCGAACTCGGTCTCGCCCCACAAATGGCTGGACGGCGCGCCCGGGAACAGCCAGTACGGCGTGCACTCGGACGACGGCACGACGTTGCAAAACGGATGCGCTTCGGAGCCGCCCGCGATGGTTTTCTCCAGCACCATGGACAGGTACTGGTCGTTGCTGCCCTCCTGTGTATTGCCGTTCAGGATCACCTCGGCCCCGGTGGCGCGCGCAAAGCGCCGGATGCCGTTGTGGCGCGAATGCTCCGGCGACCAGCTATCCGCGCTGACACCGTTCTCGCTGCTCACGCGGATGCCGTCGGGCGTGCGATAGACCAGCGAATGATTGCCTTCGGTGTGCCCTGGCGTGTGCACCAGCGCCAGGCCGTGGCCCAGGTGCACGCTGCCGTCGAAAGCGACGATGCGCTCCCGCGGCACGTGCGCGAGGCCATTGGGGCAGTACCAGTCGGCCTGCACCGGCAGCAGGCCGTGCACGCTGGCCAGCTCCTGCCGGTGCACCAGAAGCCTCGCGTTGGGCAGCAATCCGCGGCTCGCGCCGCTGCCGAGCCAGCGGCGCACGTCCTGCGTGTGCAGGTGATCGTAGGTGATGTAGTCGATCTGCTCCGGCGCCACGCCGCAGCGAGCCAGCGCTTGCAGCACCGTGCCGTAGACGGGGGCGATGGTGCTGTGCAGTAAGCGCGGCGTCTGCGTGCTCATGCGCTTGAAGTAGGGCGTCTCGGCGCCGGCCTCGAAGTCCGCGGGGGTAAACAGCAGCGTGCGCAGGCACCCCGCGAAGTCCTCGTACTGGATCAGCACCATGCGCGACAGCAGGTGGATCAAGTGCGGCTTGAGCAGCTGTTGCGAGTACACGCCGTTAAAGGCGTACCAGGCTGGGTAGGGAACCCGCAGCAGGTTGAAACTGCGCGCGAACCGGACCGGCGGTGCTTCCAGGAATTGCTCGCGGAAGTGCGCCGCGCCGCGGCGCAGGGCGCGCAGGCGGTCCTGTGGCGCGCTGGCGCAGCGCGCGCCGTCAAAGTCGGAGATCGGCAGCAGGCCGGTCGGGTCGGGTTCGCGTTTCATGCGTTGTCTCCTGTGGTTCTTGTTTTTCTTTTTATGCGGCTTCGGCCTGGCGCGCTTGTGGCTGGCCCAGCAGGCCGCCGATCAGCTGGGGCAGCATGTCCGGCGGCGTGCCGGCCAGCAACTGGCGCAGCATCGTCAGCGTGTCGAAATACACGCGCTCGCAAACCAGGCGCTCGCCCTCGAAGATGAACAGCGCGATCATGCGGCAGCGAAACGCATTGCCCGTCGGCGGCAAGCCGCGTAACGGGCCACGGTGCGTGCCCAGCAGCCAGAACTCCACGATCACGGCATCGTCCGTGTGGCGCAGCTGGATGATCTCGTGGCGCTGGTCGGGGAAGGCCAGGCGGCTGTCGATGTAGTACTGGCGCACGGTGTCGATGCCGTCATGCACTTCGCCACTGGGAATCAGCTCGTAGTGCGGGTGCGGGAAGGTGGCGAGCACGGCGTCGAAATCCTGCCGGGTTTCATCGGCGAAGTGGTCAAGCACCAGGCGCTCGCGGCGCGCCTTGAG
Proteins encoded:
- a CDS encoding CHAT domain-containing protein, encoding MPRNYSELEIVIDSDGDARYAVEARHRVPEGDAITPRVPLALSPDAPALRDADPQVCGRALAACLFAAPVVRDAFVTAQNAADERRLDLRVRLRISVQACELHALPWETLFDPAGEHPLFIGQRCFFSRYLFAREMRLPKLRAKSDVTALVVVSNPSGLGQEMVPIDAAGEAARASAALAPVPVTVLAEPGCATVERILGGLRDGVDVLYLVCHGALVDDEPMLWLERMDGTRDLVAGSVLVNHIGALERPPSLVVLCSCQSAGTGAARGGSTLMALGPLLAQAGVPAVLAMQGNVSVATMAAFMPVFFAELRDHGEVDRAAGVARAAVSQYPDWWMPAVFTRLDSGRIFYPPGFGPDDGDGADAWRAVIENIQHGETTPILGPAMSETVFGSRLKLAQMWAEAYHFPMAAHERDELPQVAQYLAVSQQGVFPRRLFFKFAYQHLSQQYRDILPAELSALRNEDIIAQLGEVVCAVGRAQRQQDPHNPYRAMARLKLPVYLTTDPSDLLADALREGGADPGIRLCRWNRQAQACDDALAEGRKRANPTPQTPMVLKLFGDLREPGSLVLTEDQYFDYLTSVSTNGTAIPLAVRARLNDSALLFVGFDVQSWEFRILFRSILNLEGADLRQEYQHLSAQLDPNSIVDPVSARRYLERYFQDKARLKLYWGDVGMFTAELLRRLEA
- a CDS encoding cupin domain-containing protein gives rise to the protein MALDGGTPGDSIQVGQLHIQYLIDGAAAGGMGVFELTVPPGAQVPPAHSHTHNEECVYVLAGRLRYAVDGVARDLAPGEWMHTPRGSVHQFSNPHGDAARALVVLTPDIGAQYFRDVADVVNAGAPPDRAALVAVMSRYGLIPAAPPAAPG
- the msrA gene encoding peptide-methionine (S)-S-oxide reductase MsrA, with the translated sequence MTTQTSTGFSWWTRSSAAKVAGLVMLAAGLLAWQRVANSAEDAVKIPPPALDEKAGTAPTETAVFAGGCFWGVQGVFQHVRGVKQVTSGYAGGAASTAQYETVSGGDTGHAESVQVLFDPAQVSYGRLLQIFFSVAHNPTQLNFQGPDHGTQYRSAVFPLNAEQRSVAQAYIAQLGKANAFKAPIVTRIEDYKAFYPAESYHQNFLTRHPSHPYIVINDMPKIGYLKQMFPDLYRNDPVLLKVAGS
- a CDS encoding cytochrome c biogenesis protein DipZ, translated to MFLLILAYLGGALTILSPCILPVLPFVFSRADQPFVRSGLPLLAGMALTFAAVATLAAVGGGWVTQANQYGRWLAIALLAVFGLTLLLPRLAERLMHPLVSAGSRLSAFAQADGGQVRPGSSFLLGIATGLLWAPCAGPILGLVLTGAALRGASAGTTLLLVAYAAGAATSLAVALLIGGRVFTAMKRSLGAGEWVRRGIGAAMLLGVVAIGLGLDTGVLARVSTVATGGIEQQLVDKLSARQAQAGNGAAMATPSGAMMRATSLKTGESAAAALPVEGQLPGLGGAVEWLNSPPLTAEALRGKVVLVDFWTYSCINCLRTLPYVRAWAQKYRDQGLVVIGVHAPEFAFERNLDNVKKATRDLGIDYPVAVDNNYAIWRAFNNQYWPAHYFIDAQGQIRFHHFGEGEYAKSEQVIQQLLAQAGHADAAKVAMGISHADTQNVQGVQMAADEAEIQSGETYLGYERAQNFASPGGEAQDKAHTYTAPANPALNDWGLAGTWQVGAEHATLAGASGRIVYRFHARDLHLVLGPGKDGKPVRFRVSVDGGAPGSAHGTDVAADGSGTVTEQRLYQLVRQTGKVADRTFAIEFLDPGVEAYAFTFG
- the msrB gene encoding peptide-methionine (R)-S-oxide reductase MsrB gives rise to the protein MGSRRRFLVSGSAAVAALAAVSGWRALAAGPANATNTANTANAGKPAEAFEVVRSDAQWRQMLSASQYNVLRQEGTERPYSSPLNDEHRAGIFACAGCQLDLFSSRTKFDSRTGWPSFWAPLENAVRTNEDRSFGISRTEVHCRRCGGHLGHVFDDGPKPTGLRYCMNGVAMTFKPQAA